The following coding sequences are from one Thermococcus sp. window:
- a CDS encoding translation initiation factor IF-2B subunit alpha (eIF-2BA; catalyzes the binding of GTP to IF2), producing MLPPEVESILEELRSERIRGASWMARRGAEAYLVLASLLDGDELRKALLELRRELPAVNPTMASLYNLSRFIPVTENPFLVKSRAEEFIHLIDEAKKTIGNIGSELIDDGDIVITHSFSSAVFEILKSAKNKGATFRVILTESAPDYEGIALASALEKEGIPFELITDAQLGLFAGKATIAMVGADNVTKDGAVINKAGTYLLALASHDNNVPFYVAAESFKLHPELKSDEVEILERPYARQGYRVRNFLFDITPWKYVRGIITELGILVPPREI from the coding sequence ATGCTACCTCCTGAGGTGGAGTCCATTCTGGAGGAGCTCCGCTCCGAGAGGATACGCGGTGCCAGCTGGATGGCAAGGCGTGGGGCGGAGGCATATCTCGTTCTTGCCAGCCTTTTGGATGGAGATGAACTGAGGAAAGCACTTCTTGAACTAAGAAGGGAACTTCCAGCCGTTAATCCGACGATGGCCTCCCTATACAATCTCTCGCGCTTCATACCCGTAACAGAAAATCCCTTTCTGGTTAAATCACGGGCCGAGGAGTTTATCCATCTGATTGACGAGGCAAAGAAAACAATCGGCAACATCGGTAGCGAGCTGATTGATGACGGAGACATTGTCATAACACACTCCTTCTCCTCGGCTGTTTTTGAGATACTAAAAAGCGCAAAAAACAAGGGGGCAACCTTCCGGGTTATACTCACAGAGAGTGCTCCTGACTACGAGGGGATTGCACTGGCTAGTGCCCTTGAAAAAGAGGGAATTCCATTTGAGCTTATCACCGATGCTCAGCTCGGACTTTTCGCGGGAAAGGCCACGATTGCAATGGTTGGAGCGGACAACGTAACAAAGGACGGGGCCGTAATTAACAAAGCTGGGACTTATCTCCTAGCCCTTGCCTCTCACGACAACAACGTTCCCTTTTATGTCGCGGCTGAGAGCTTTAAGCTCCATCCCGAACTGAAAAGCGATGAGGTGGAGATACTTGAGAGGCCCTACGCGAGACAGGGTTATCGCGTTAGGAACTTTCTCTTCGACATTACTCCCTGGAAATACGTCAGGGGCATAATTACAGAACTTGGAATCCTCGTTCCGCCGAGAGAAATTTAA
- a CDS encoding ATPase domain-containing protein — translation MVAGRISTGVPGLDIMLHGGLIPGRVYLVKGSPGTGKTTLAMHFAMAGVANGESVLYITLEEPAENIREDFGRMGFDVYHDEFTLIDATPTTEHYVLVEDFFETFAKNLNKLTESIKEQFRVKRYSRVVVDPITMLKLASKEEMDYRRAFLTFVKSMMRLRVTVLITSELERTDIEEYLVSGVIEMKLLERDGKLMRAIKVTKFRGSGFDNVIRPYEITETGMVVHPDRTIP, via the coding sequence ATGGTGGCGGGTAGGATTTCAACCGGGGTTCCTGGGCTTGACATAATGCTTCACGGGGGTCTCATTCCCGGCAGGGTTTACCTCGTCAAGGGCTCTCCCGGAACAGGGAAGACAACCCTTGCAATGCACTTTGCAATGGCCGGAGTGGCCAACGGAGAGAGCGTGTTGTACATAACTCTCGAGGAGCCGGCAGAAAACATAAGGGAAGACTTTGGGAGGATGGGCTTTGATGTCTATCATGACGAATTCACCCTCATAGATGCAACTCCAACAACGGAACACTATGTCTTGGTTGAAGACTTCTTTGAAACATTTGCAAAGAACCTCAACAAACTGACTGAATCAATAAAGGAGCAATTCCGGGTGAAGAGGTACTCAAGGGTAGTTGTGGACCCCATAACAATGCTAAAACTTGCCAGCAAGGAGGAGATGGACTACCGCAGAGCTTTTCTAACCTTTGTGAAGAGTATGATGCGCCTCAGAGTGACGGTTCTCATAACTTCAGAGCTCGAAAGAACGGACATAGAGGAATACCTTGTAAGTGGAGTTATCGAGATGAAACTCCTTGAGCGTGATGGAAAGCTGATGAGGGCAATTAAGGTAACGAAGTTCAGAGGGAGTGGATTTGATAATGTTATAAGGCCCTACGAGATAACCGAGACCGGAATGGTCGTCCACCCAGACAGAACCATCCCCTGA